A single Watersipora subatra chromosome 7, tzWatSuba1.1, whole genome shotgun sequence DNA region contains:
- the LOC137400077 gene encoding uncharacterized protein — protein sequence MLPLFLLALPQILLKYVHHLWVRIVQLIWVLNGTSAKIESAMSGKESAASAHVQRVVWINPTSSHADPESFFTVHERFAPADIVLDSRVHLLSVTSKTATFTEVDSDILDSRKHPFIWSAQVKRCTRLIVLPVQSFFKLVDKIDVEDRKVVWLFHTTRCGSTAWVQAFNSIPGWVAFSAPQALVYSVVHGDHGYNSAESFSKTEEYRRILIAIITMYLRQTPPGCSVLWKAIHLDEHMIYHLVKRFPQHKLLVAYRDVLPVVSSFQRAFGKFVNLCYLAEQLMYRNPSDVKWWSQISNLASFTNGFNHGFCMKVIARVRPRTLIEWSCFTWCAKLTTIQQVQQNGINIQPLKYDGLAENKRATVAKLFEYLDISSDYVDLACEALNYDSQAAAQNDKWKTGNTKEQYQWMKDSELVKRCKMILEEFSFPLLGSSFDLADSI from the exons ATGCTGCCTTTATTCCTTCTAGCCTTGCCTCAAATACTGCTGAAGTATGTTCACCATCTCTGGGTGAGGATTGTGCAACTCATTTGGGTACTTAATG GAACTTCTGCAAAGATAGAATCTGCAATGAGTGGTAAAGAATCTGCAGCTTCGGCTCATGTGCAGAGAGTGGTGTGGATCAATCCTACTAGTAGCCATGCAGATCCAGAAAGTTTTTTCACTGTTCATGAAAGGTTTGCTCCCGCCGATATTGTTTTGGACAGCAGGGTACATCTTCTGTCAGTCACTTCAAAGACAGCAACATTTACAGAGGTTGACTCTGACATACTCGATTCAAGAAAACATCCTTTTATATGGTCAGCTCAAGTCAAGCGTTGTACCAGATTGATTGTTCTACCAGTTCAATCCTTTTTTAAGTTGGTAGACAAGATCGATGTGGAAGATCGAAAAGTAGTTTGGCTCTTCCACACAACCAGATGCGGCTCCACAGCCTGGGTGCAGGCATTTAACTCTATACCGGGATGGGTTGCCTTTTCCGCACCACAAGCTTTGGTTTACAGTGTTGTACATGGTGACCATGGTTATAACAGCGCCGAAAGCTTTTCTAAAACAGAAGAGTACAGACgtatattaatagctataataacAATGTATCTACGACAAACGCCTCCAGGTTGTTCAGTCCTATGGAAGGCAATTCATCTTGATGAGCACATGATATACCATCTCGTAAAACGTTTTCCTCAGCATAAGCTTCTTGTAGCATATCGAGATGTTCTCCCGGTAGTTAGTTCTTTTCAGCGAGCTTTTGGGAAGTTTGTAAATCTGTGTTATCTCGCTGAACAACTGATGTACCGAAATCCTTCAGATGTTAAATGGTGGTCTCAAATATCTAATTTGGCATCATTTACTAACGGCTTCAACCATGGCTTTTGTATGAAGGTCATTGCTAGGGTGAGACCAAGGACTCTTATCGAATGGTCCTGCTTTACATGGTGTGCCAAGTTGACTACAATACAGCAGGTTCAACAAAATGGAATCAATATTCAGCCACTCAAGTATGATGGTCTGGCAGAAAACAAACGAGCAACAGTTGCCAAACTTTTTGAATATTTGGATATCTCATCTGATTATGTAGATTTAGCCTGCGAAGCATTAAACTATGACAGCCAAGCAGCAGCTCAGAATGACAAATGGAAAACCGGAAACACAAAAGAGCAATACCAATGGATGAAGGATAGTGAACTTGTCAAGCGTTGCAAAATGATATTAGAAGAGTTCAGTTTCCCACTTCTTGGCAGTTCATTTGATCTTGCAGATAGCATATAA
- the LOC137399983 gene encoding uncharacterized protein has product MLPLFLLALPQILMTYVHHLWVRAVKLIWVLNGTSAKIESAMSGKESAAPAHVQRVVWINPFSFQANPQCFFTVHERFAPADIVLDNRVHLLSITSKKATFTEVDSDILDSRKHPFVWLAQIKRCTRLIVLPVQSFYKLVDKIDVEDRKVVWLFHTTRCGSTAWVQAFNSIPGWVAFSAPQALRCSVVFGDHGFSCAESFSKTEEYKRILIATITMYLRQTPPGWSVLWKAFHLDEHMIYHLVKRFPQHKLLVAYRDVLPILSSSQRAFGNYTELRYRAEKLMLRDPSDVNWWSQISNLGSSTNGFNHDFCMRVIARVRPKNVIEWNCFRWCAKLTTIQQAQQNGINIKPLKYDGLAENKRATVIKLFEYLDISSDYVDLACEALNYDSQAAARNVKWKTGNTKEQYQWMKDGELVKRCNMILEEFSFPPLGSSFDFANSI; this is encoded by the exons ATGCTGCCTTTATTCCTTCTAGCCTTGCCTCAAATATTGATGACGTATGTTCACCATCTCTGGGTGAGGGCTGTGAAACTCATTTGGGTGCTTAATG gAACTTCTGCAAAGATAGAATCTGCAATGAGTGGTAAAGAATCTGCAGCTCCTGCTCATGTGCAGAGAGTGGTGTGGATCAATCCCTTTAGTTTTCAAGCAAATCCGCAATGTTTTTTCACAGTTCATGAAAGGTTTGCGCCCGCCGATATTGTTTTGGATAACAGGGTGCATCTTCTGTCAATCACTTCAAAGAAAGCAACATTCACAGAAGTTGATTCTGACATACTCGACTCAAGAAAGCATCCTTTCGTATGGTTGGCTCAAATAAAGCGTTGTACCAGATTGATTGTTTTACCAGTTCAATCCTTTTATAAATTGGTAGACAAGATCGATGTGGAAGATCGAAAAGTAGTTTGGCTTTTCCATACAACTAGATGTGGCTCAACAGCCTGGGTGCAAGCTTTTAACTCTATACCGGGATGGGTTGCCTTTTCTGCACCACAAGCTTTGCGGTGTAGTGTTGTTTTTGGTGACCATGGTTTTAGCTGCGCGGAAAGCTTTTCTAAAACAGAAGAGTACAAACGTATATTGATTGCCACAATAACAATGTATCTACGACAAACGCCTCCAGGTTGGTCAGTCCTATGGAAAGCATTTCATCTTGATGAACACATGATATACCATCTCGTAAAGCGTTTTCCTCAGCATAAGCTTCTTGTAGCATATCGAGATGTTCTCCCTATTCTTAGTTCTTCCCAGCGAGCTTTTGGGAATTATACCGAGCTGCGTTATCGCGCCGAAAAACTGATGCTCCGAGATCCTTCAGATGTTAACTGGTGGTCTCAAATATCCAATTTGGGGTCAAGTACTAATGGTTTCAACCATGACTTTTGTATGAGGGTCATCGCTAGGGTGAGACCAAAGAATGTTATTGAATGGAACTGCTTTAGATGGTGTGCCAAATTGACTACAATTCAGCAGGCTCAACAGAATGGAATCAATATCAAACCACTCAAGTATGACGGTCTGGCAGAAAACAAACGAGCGACAGTCATCAAACTTTTTGAATATTTGGACATCTCATCTGATTATGTAGATTTAGCCTGTGAAGCACTAAACTATGACAGCCAAGCAGCGGCTCGAAATGTCAAATGGAAAACCGGAAACACAAAAGAGCAATACCAATGGATGAAGGACGGTGAACTTGTCAAGCGGTGCAACATGATATTGGAAGAATTCAGTTTCCCTCCTCTTGGCAGTTCATTTGATTTTGCAAATAGcatataa
- the LOC137399830 gene encoding uncharacterized protein isoform X2 — protein sequence MFKLLEKKPFMRWKFVQRMVHKHRMTNKTGSNRFRTFSRESSNDTERFIDIHSVEESEVAAADTSSSATKSAFYSRRKIDEANAEIGITPDGVLDPKHRSEPALDMTEITDSTSDDIEVLASSEELSEVTENLSKTNSKPEYNPISFQRSSKLRNSFKEFKRRSAHQLGNVRESVRRRTHSRKYGSLSEQSKAIVDEEIVDYDHSPGSKRRPQGGCHR from the exons ATGTTCAAGCTGCTTGAGAAAAAACCATTTATGAGATGGAAGTTTGTGCAACGAATGGTACATAAACATCGAATGACCAATAAAACTGGCTCCAATCGTTTCCGAACATTCAGCAGGGAGTCTTCCAATGATACAGAGCGGTTTATAGACATTCACTCGGTTGAAGAATCGGAAGTCGCTGCAGCCGACACTAGTTCCTCGGCAACGAAAAGTGCTTTCTACAGCAGACGAAAAATAGATGAAGCCAACGCTGAAATCGGAATCACGCCTGATGGAGTTTTAGACCCAAAGCATAGATCCGAGCCAGCATTAGATATGACCGAAATAACAGATTCCACTTCTGATGACATTGAAGTTTTGGCATCATCGGAAGAACTATCAGAAGTCACTGAAAACTTATCTAAAACTAATAGTAAACCAGAATATAATCCGATCAGTTTCCAAAGGAGCAGTAAACTAAGGAACAGTTTTAAAGAATTCAAACGACGCAGCGCTCATCAACTGGGGAATGTGAGAGAGAGTGTACGACGTCGAACTCACTCGCGAAAATATGGCAGCTTAAGCGAACAGTCAAAAGCCATAGTCGATGAAGAAATCGTTGACTACGATCATAGTCCTGGATCGAAAAGGAGGCCGCAG GGCGGCTGCCATAGATGA
- the LOC137399830 gene encoding uncharacterized protein isoform X1, with amino-acid sequence MFKLLEKKPFMRWKFVQRMVHKHRMTNKTGSNRFRTFSRESSNDTERFIDIHSVEESEVAAADTSSSATKSAFYSRRKIDEANAEIGITPDGVLDPKHRSEPALDMTEITDSTSDDIEVLASSEELSEVTENLSKTNSKPEYNPISFQRSSKLRNSFKEFKRRSAHQLGNVRESVRRRTHSRKYGSLSEQSKAIVDEEIVDYDHSPGSKRRPQLSRSASFRKSLRHSGKYVIEGMQQLAMPGMIQAFNPIPGRLP; translated from the exons ATGTTCAAGCTGCTTGAGAAAAAACCATTTATGAGATGGAAGTTTGTGCAACGAATGGTACATAAACATCGAATGACCAATAAAACTGGCTCCAATCGTTTCCGAACATTCAGCAGGGAGTCTTCCAATGATACAGAGCGGTTTATAGACATTCACTCGGTTGAAGAATCGGAAGTCGCTGCAGCCGACACTAGTTCCTCGGCAACGAAAAGTGCTTTCTACAGCAGACGAAAAATAGATGAAGCCAACGCTGAAATCGGAATCACGCCTGATGGAGTTTTAGACCCAAAGCATAGATCCGAGCCAGCATTAGATATGACCGAAATAACAGATTCCACTTCTGATGACATTGAAGTTTTGGCATCATCGGAAGAACTATCAGAAGTCACTGAAAACTTATCTAAAACTAATAGTAAACCAGAATATAATCCGATCAGTTTCCAAAGGAGCAGTAAACTAAGGAACAGTTTTAAAGAATTCAAACGACGCAGCGCTCATCAACTGGGGAATGTGAGAGAGAGTGTACGACGTCGAACTCACTCGCGAAAATATGGCAGCTTAAGCGAACAGTCAAAAGCCATAGTCGATGAAGAAATCGTTGACTACGATCATAGTCCTGGATCGAAAAGGAGGCCGCAG CTTAGTCGCAGCGCGAGCTTTCGGAAGTCTCTGAGGCATTCTGGGAAATATGTCATAGAGGGAATGCAACAACTTGCTATGCCTGGTATGATACAAGCATTTAATCCTATTCCAGGGCGGCTGCCATAG